Proteins encoded by one window of Maliibacterium massiliense:
- a CDS encoding YebC/PmpR family DNA-binding transcriptional regulator: MSGHSKWNNIKRKKEKTDAQKGKIFTKIGRELAVAVRAGGPDPVSNTRLADVIAKAKANNMPNDTIKRSISRASGDGDGVQYEEITYEGYGANGVAVIVETLTDNRNRTASDVRHCFDKCGGSLGSTGCVGWMFDRKGVLAVEPKAGLSADDVMMMALEAGAEDFNEGEEAYEITCAPADFSQVRGALEEQGLHFLSAELEMLPQNTVSIAAAEDADKIYRLLDMLEDNDDVQNVYHNADLPDADEA, encoded by the coding sequence ATGTCCGGCCATAGCAAATGGAACAATATCAAACGGAAAAAAGAGAAGACCGACGCCCAAAAGGGAAAGATCTTTACCAAAATCGGCCGTGAGCTGGCTGTGGCGGTGCGCGCGGGCGGCCCCGACCCGGTGAGCAACACGCGCCTGGCGGACGTCATCGCCAAGGCCAAGGCCAACAACATGCCCAACGACACCATCAAGCGCAGCATCAGCCGTGCTTCGGGCGACGGGGACGGCGTGCAGTACGAGGAGATTACATACGAGGGCTACGGCGCAAACGGCGTGGCGGTCATCGTCGAGACGCTGACAGATAACCGCAACCGCACCGCAAGCGACGTGCGGCACTGCTTTGATAAATGCGGCGGTTCGCTGGGCTCCACGGGCTGCGTGGGCTGGATGTTTGACCGCAAGGGCGTGCTGGCCGTGGAGCCCAAGGCGGGCCTGTCGGCGGACGACGTGATGATGATGGCGCTGGAGGCGGGCGCGGAGGACTTCAACGAGGGTGAGGAAGCCTACGAGATCACCTGCGCGCCGGCGGATTTCTCCCAGGTGCGCGGCGCGCTGGAGGAGCAGGGCTTGCATTTCCTCTCCGCGGAGCTGGAGATGCTGCCGCAGAACACGGTGTCCATCGCCGCTGCGGAGGACGCTGATAAGATCTACCGCCTGCTGGATATGCTCGAGGACAACGACGACGTGCAGAACGTCTACCATAACGCCGACCTGCCCGATGCGGACGAGGCGTAA
- the ruvC gene encoding crossover junction endodeoxyribonuclease RuvC encodes MVILGIDPGLATIGYGVIAAERGRYKVIDYGTITTPAKTQVPIRLRMIYESVLQLYDTYQPEATALEELFFNTNITTGINVAQARGAILTALACRTEALYEYTPLQVKQSVVGYGRAEKQQVQLMVKTLLHLREIPRPDDAADALAVALCYAHSANMEKLFKIQ; translated from the coding sequence GTGGTTATATTGGGCATTGACCCGGGCCTTGCCACCATCGGCTACGGGGTAATTGCGGCCGAGCGCGGCCGCTATAAGGTGATCGATTACGGCACCATCACCACGCCTGCAAAAACGCAGGTGCCCATCCGCCTGCGCATGATCTACGAATCGGTGCTGCAGCTTTACGATACCTACCAGCCTGAGGCGACCGCGCTGGAGGAGCTGTTTTTCAACACCAATATCACCACGGGCATCAATGTGGCGCAGGCCCGCGGCGCGATTCTCACGGCGCTTGCCTGCCGCACGGAGGCCCTCTATGAGTACACCCCCCTGCAGGTCAAGCAGAGCGTGGTGGGCTACGGCAGGGCGGAAAAACAGCAGGTGCAGCTGATGGTGAAAACGCTGCTGCACCTGCGCGAGATTCCGCGCCCCGACGACGCGGCCGACGCGTTGGCCGTGGCGCTGTGCTACGCCCATTCGGCCAATATGGAAAAGCTCTTTAAAATCCAATAG
- the ruvB gene encoding Holliday junction branch migration DNA helicase RuvB, with protein MQDEERIISSGFRQEDVQDVTLRPRTMEEYVGQSRVKEKLSIFVEAARRRKESLDHVLLYGPPGLGKTTLANILANEMGTGIRVTSGPAIEKPKDLAGLITNLNEGDVLFIDEIHRLNHNVEEVLYPAMEDFALDIMLGQGPSARSIRLDLPHFTLVGATTRAGMLTGPLRDRFGIISRLELYNPRELQTIVERSARILDIAIVPDGAYEIARRSRGTPRIANRLLRRVRDFADVQADGVITREVADAGLNLLEIDALGLDHTDRRILDVMINKFAGGPVGLDTLAATTGEEAITIEDVYEPFLLQLAFITRTPRGRMVTPLAYKHMGLQPPEETRASQIEQTTLL; from the coding sequence ATGCAGGACGAAGAACGCATCATTTCCAGCGGCTTTCGCCAGGAGGACGTGCAGGACGTCACCTTGCGCCCCCGCACCATGGAGGAATACGTGGGGCAGAGCAGGGTCAAGGAAAAGCTCTCCATCTTTGTGGAGGCGGCGCGCCGCCGCAAGGAGTCGCTGGATCACGTGCTGCTATACGGGCCGCCGGGCCTGGGCAAGACTACGCTGGCCAACATCCTGGCCAACGAGATGGGCACGGGAATCCGCGTCACCAGCGGCCCCGCCATCGAAAAGCCCAAGGACCTTGCGGGCCTCATCACCAATTTAAACGAGGGTGACGTGCTCTTTATCGACGAGATTCACCGCCTCAACCACAACGTGGAGGAGGTGCTCTATCCCGCCATGGAGGACTTCGCGCTGGATATCATGCTGGGCCAGGGACCCAGCGCGCGCTCCATCCGGCTGGATCTGCCGCACTTTACGCTGGTAGGCGCCACCACGCGCGCTGGCATGCTCACCGGCCCGCTGCGCGACCGCTTCGGCATCATCAGCCGGCTGGAACTCTACAACCCGCGCGAGTTGCAGACCATTGTAGAGCGCTCGGCACGCATTTTGGATATCGCCATCGTGCCCGACGGCGCCTATGAGATCGCGCGCCGCTCCCGCGGCACCCCGCGCATCGCTAACCGGCTGCTGCGCCGCGTGCGCGACTTTGCGGACGTGCAGGCGGACGGCGTCATCACCCGCGAGGTGGCGGATGCGGGGCTGAACCTGCTGGAGATCGACGCGCTGGGCCTCGACCACACGGACCGGCGCATCCTCGATGTGATGATCAACAAATTTGCCGGCGGGCCGGTGGGGCTCGATACCCTCGCCGCCACCACAGGAGAGGAGGCGATCACCATCGAGGACGTTTACGAACCCTTTTTGCTGCAGCTGGCGTTCATCACGCGCACCCCGCGCGGGCGCATGGTGACGCCGCTTGCCTACAAGCATATGGGTCTGCAGCCGCCAGAGGAAACGCGCGCATCGCAGATAGAGCAGACCACGCTTCTGTAA
- the yunB gene encoding sporulation protein YunB: MQVVRARRRVPKGWVIALALLAVLGAAWGLFMAKTRPVVLSMSEARMRELAATAMNQAVRETMCTDVNYYDLIDVKQDDKGNVSMVQSNTVRMNELGAQCAARAQNKLNELAARRIDIPLGAALGWELLQGAGPNISVKIVPVGSVLTEFKTEFENAGINQTRFKVYMDLHAQVDLVIPTGARTVDIITHVPVAETIIVGTVPDYYVNVDDQNKMLDLIPESAK, from the coding sequence TTGCAGGTTGTACGCGCGCGCCGGCGCGTGCCCAAGGGCTGGGTCATCGCGCTTGCACTGCTGGCTGTGCTGGGCGCCGCATGGGGCTTATTTATGGCCAAAACACGGCCCGTGGTGCTGAGTATGTCCGAGGCGCGCATGCGCGAGCTGGCCGCCACGGCTATGAACCAGGCCGTGCGCGAGACCATGTGCACTGATGTAAACTATTATGACCTGATTGACGTAAAACAGGACGACAAAGGCAATGTCTCCATGGTGCAGTCCAACACGGTGCGCATGAACGAGCTGGGCGCGCAATGCGCCGCGCGCGCCCAAAACAAGCTCAACGAGCTGGCCGCGCGCCGGATCGATATCCCGCTGGGCGCGGCGCTGGGCTGGGAGCTGCTGCAGGGCGCGGGCCCCAATATCTCCGTCAAAATCGTGCCAGTGGGTTCGGTGCTGACCGAGTTTAAGACGGAGTTTGAAAACGCGGGCATCAACCAGACGCGCTTTAAGGTATACATGGATCTGCACGCGCAGGTGGATCTGGTCATCCCCACCGGCGCACGCACGGTGGACATCATCACCCACGTGCCGGTGGCCGAGACCATCATCGTGGGCACGGTGCCTGATTATTACGTCAATGTGGACGACCAGAATAAAATGCTCGACCTTATCCCCGAAAGCGCCAAATAA
- the spoVAE gene encoding stage V sporulation protein AE: protein MDYVKAFVVGGLICVIGQILIEKTALTPARILVIFVTAGCILGALGLYQPLVEFAGAGATIPLTGFGNSLAQGAMKAAAEKGVLGAFTGGITATAGGVAAAVLFGYLNAIIFKPKTKK, encoded by the coding sequence ATGGACTATGTCAAGGCGTTTGTGGTGGGCGGGCTGATCTGCGTGATCGGCCAAATTCTCATTGAAAAGACCGCGCTGACCCCTGCGCGCATTTTGGTGATTTTCGTCACCGCGGGCTGCATTCTGGGTGCGCTGGGCCTGTACCAGCCGTTGGTGGAATTCGCGGGCGCGGGCGCCACCATCCCACTGACGGGCTTCGGCAACTCGCTGGCGCAGGGCGCCATGAAGGCCGCGGCGGAAAAGGGCGTGCTGGGCGCATTTACCGGCGGCATTACGGCCACTGCGGGTGGCGTGGCTGCCGCGGTGCTGTTCGGCTATCTCAACGCTATTATTTTCAAACCCAAAACAAAAAAATGA
- the ruvA gene encoding Holliday junction branch migration protein RuvA — protein sequence MFASITGTVDEKGLDYAVLAAGGIGYYMRVPTSTAAALPKTGEKAKLYTYLHVREGAIDLYGFESREQKQMFIKAMGVSGVGPKVALGILSSLSVSDLAVALVTRDISALTRVPGIGKKTAERLVLELREKVDNEEMLSLPKTAAGLPAGDDASEAVQALIALGYQSSEAVRAIEQVRAQADRVEDMILLALRKLDGK from the coding sequence ATGTTTGCCTCCATTACCGGAACCGTTGACGAAAAGGGCCTGGATTATGCCGTGCTTGCTGCCGGTGGCATCGGCTATTATATGCGCGTGCCCACCTCCACGGCGGCGGCGCTGCCCAAAACGGGGGAAAAGGCCAAGCTCTACACCTATCTGCATGTGCGCGAGGGAGCCATCGACCTGTACGGCTTTGAATCCCGTGAACAAAAGCAGATGTTTATCAAGGCCATGGGCGTCTCGGGCGTGGGGCCCAAGGTGGCGCTGGGCATTTTGTCAAGCCTTTCGGTGAGCGATCTTGCCGTGGCGCTGGTCACGCGGGATATCAGCGCGCTGACCAGGGTGCCGGGCATCGGCAAAAAGACCGCCGAGCGCCTGGTGCTGGAGCTGCGCGAGAAGGTGGATAACGAAGAAATGCTCTCCCTGCCCAAAACGGCGGCCGGTCTGCCCGCGGGGGATGACGCCTCCGAGGCGGTGCAGGCGCTCATCGCGCTGGGGTACCAGAGCAGCGAGGCGGTGCGCGCCATCGAGCAGGTGCGCGCCCAGGCGGACCGCGTGGAGGATATGATTCTGCTTGCGCTGCGCAAGCTGGACGGAAAATAA
- the spoVAC gene encoding stage V sporulation protein AC — protein MANKTENLPADQQAKNKNYDALVQQKMPKRPMLPGLFKAFLVGGIICSIGQFVMFTGKEYLGLDKEGVSAYTAIIMVFLGATLTGIGIYDRIGKFAGAGSVVPITGFANSIVAPAMEFRREGLVLGVGAKLFSIAGPVLVYGIGTSIIVGLLSLLAQFFA, from the coding sequence ATGGCAAACAAAACGGAAAACCTGCCTGCAGACCAGCAGGCGAAAAACAAGAACTATGACGCGCTTGTGCAGCAGAAGATGCCTAAGCGCCCCATGCTGCCCGGCCTGTTCAAGGCGTTCCTTGTGGGCGGCATCATCTGCAGCATCGGGCAGTTTGTGATGTTTACCGGCAAGGAATACCTGGGCCTGGACAAGGAGGGCGTATCGGCGTATACGGCCATCATCATGGTCTTTTTAGGCGCCACGCTCACCGGCATCGGCATATACGACCGCATCGGCAAATTTGCCGGCGCGGGCTCGGTGGTGCCCATCACAGGCTTTGCCAACTCGATTGTGGCGCCGGCCATGGAGTTCCGGCGCGAGGGGCTGGTGCTGGGCGTAGGGGCCAAGCTCTTCTCCATTGCGGGCCCCGTGCTAGTGTACGGCATCGGCACGTCCATCATCGTAGGCCTGCTCTCGCTGCTGGCGCAGTTTTTCGCATAG
- the spoVAD gene encoding stage V sporulation protein AD translates to MANHRIGKQTVVFEKQPRIASYASIVGPKEGQGPLASTFDQVLQDDTWGEDSFENAERKMFEEAVKTALRKGEIQSGQVDILLGGDLLNQIVSANFAARTLGIPFLGIYGACSTMAESLLVGSMAVDGGFAAHVACVASSHFSSAERQYRFPLEMGTQRTPSAQWTVTGAGCTILAEEGAGPRVTHGTIGKVLDLGVTDANNMGAAMAPAAADTIVQHLRDMNRAPSDYDMIVTGDLGNVGMDLTRELVKAQGIELGGCFNDCGSMIFDAEKQDVHAGGSGCGCSASVLNGHLLGQFASGALKRILFIATGALLSPTTTLQGESIPGIAHAVVIEQGR, encoded by the coding sequence ATGGCAAACCATCGCATAGGCAAACAAACCGTTGTCTTTGAAAAACAGCCCCGCATCGCAAGCTACGCGTCCATCGTGGGCCCCAAGGAGGGACAGGGGCCGCTTGCAAGCACCTTTGACCAGGTGCTCCAGGACGACACCTGGGGCGAGGATAGCTTTGAGAACGCCGAGCGCAAGATGTTCGAGGAGGCGGTCAAGACCGCGCTGCGCAAAGGGGAGATACAGAGCGGCCAGGTGGATATTCTGCTGGGCGGTGATCTGCTCAATCAGATTGTCAGCGCCAACTTTGCTGCCCGCACGCTGGGCATTCCCTTCTTGGGCATCTACGGCGCATGCTCCACTATGGCCGAATCGCTGCTGGTTGGTTCCATGGCGGTGGACGGAGGCTTTGCCGCGCATGTGGCGTGCGTAGCGTCCAGCCACTTTTCCTCTGCGGAGCGGCAGTACCGCTTTCCGCTGGAGATGGGCACGCAGCGCACGCCCTCGGCGCAGTGGACGGTCACGGGCGCCGGCTGCACCATTTTGGCCGAGGAGGGCGCGGGGCCGCGCGTCACGCACGGCACCATCGGCAAGGTGCTGGATTTGGGCGTGACGGACGCCAACAATATGGGCGCGGCCATGGCGCCAGCCGCGGCCGATACCATCGTGCAGCACCTGCGGGATATGAACCGCGCCCCCAGCGATTACGACATGATCGTCACGGGCGATCTGGGCAACGTGGGCATGGACCTGACGCGCGAACTGGTCAAGGCGCAGGGCATCGAGCTAGGCGGCTGCTTTAACGACTGCGGCAGCATGATTTTCGATGCGGAAAAACAGGATGTGCACGCGGGCGGGAGCGGCTGCGGCTGCTCGGCATCCGTGCTCAACGGCCATCTGCTGGGGCAGTTTGCCTCCGGCGCGCTGAAGCGCATTCTCTTCATCGCAACGGGCGCGCTGCTCTCACCGACGACGACACTGCAGGGCGAGTCCATCCCGGGCATCGCGCACGCGGTAGTCATCGAGCAGGGGAGGTGA
- a CDS encoding NUDIX hydrolase, translating into MRVRVCAGGVVFFEGKVLILKNEKSEWVLPKGVIRKDDLSRDVALRRVKIEAGVDAQIISTAGETSYEFYSMTRRQPVYNQITWYIMEAPSDACRYAAEENFQDGGFFPFEEAMDKITYSQDKALVASAYKKYKQAKAS; encoded by the coding sequence ATGCGTGTTCGTGTCTGTGCCGGCGGCGTCGTGTTTTTTGAGGGGAAAGTGTTGATTTTAAAGAACGAAAAGAGCGAGTGGGTGTTGCCCAAGGGGGTCATCCGCAAGGATGACCTGTCCCGGGATGTGGCGCTGCGCCGCGTCAAGATTGAGGCGGGCGTGGATGCCCAGATCATCTCCACCGCGGGCGAAACCAGCTATGAGTTCTATTCCATGACGCGCCGGCAGCCTGTCTATAACCAAATCACCTGGTACATCATGGAGGCGCCCAGCGACGCCTGCCGCTACGCGGCGGAGGAAAATTTCCAGGACGGCGGCTTCTTCCCGTTTGAAGAGGCGATGGATAAAATCACCTACAGCCAGGATAAGGCGCTGGTGGCCTCTGCCTACAAAAAATACAAACAGGCCAAGGCGAGCTGA
- a CDS encoding PBP1A family penicillin-binding protein, with translation MDQIKGFFQKIGLFFCNVGASVASFFTRLTHRGKADGRARRSAQDDALGNTTVLPSQQARRGTRPATQRTAKQNLPFFYFKRRPRQKNFILSVLVTCLSMYLVSALVLCTAGMGAVLGVAKAYVETTPTLDVAEINDQNQTSFIYDGNGELITSFASVENRIMARYEEIPETLKNAFVAVEDVRFWSHNGVDIKRLIGVVFSNFANESVQGGSTITQQLVKQRLLTSERSYKRKIQEAYLALQLEQVYSKEQILEAYMNTIHLGGSNYGVKAAAYDYFGKELDQLTLRESAMIAGLTQNPSLYNPRLNFYDRNKPERTNDRTNTVLKRMYTAGFITKEEYDQALQEQLQVLEESQRQSMYEMPYFVEYAVYDIVTFMLQQRNLPDTKTNRTTLENELRTKGYHIYTTVDPAIQKSTENIAYTWNRYPRMASAADSVITSQNADGTVVELQQPQVSITIIENATSELKAIVGGRQAPTRMKEFNRAYQSDMPVGSSIKSISVYGPAIEKGASPGSVFADLPIPINGWGGKGYPNNYGVYFTGMTTMRKAIRASLNVVAARCLADVVGVEDSKNFLINMGVLPDHIQADLSGLALGTSGITTIEMAGAFSTFPNNGIYQQPISFRQVKDSDGNVVLDATSSRVKREVFSPATAWMMTDMMLGSDSRANLGSMPVAGKTGTNSDERGVFYAGYTPYFTGAVWVGSDRYKSLAAGTVGSSACAPIWSAVMKPIHQGLAVKSILDTTPSSLGLVKGTVCGVSGKKATEACAGDPKYKPVTDWYAPGTVPSEVCDMHVSGERCKASGKLIGPYCPAEEREAYSTLVLPKTGPLSKIDQGTLAKYFPNAGTATTDVCDIHTEDWARNQDDLKGAIEKAQAAITNAQNKLSAKPNKPTASEKQQISALIKDLQTLISQSTDANALKSKTASLNTLVQTVFSRADEPEPTPTPTPTPTPTPSNTQTP, from the coding sequence ATGGATCAGATAAAGGGTTTCTTTCAAAAAATCGGTCTGTTTTTCTGCAATGTCGGCGCGTCGGTCGCATCGTTTTTCACGCGCTTGACACATCGGGGAAAGGCGGATGGGCGTGCGCGGCGCAGCGCGCAGGACGACGCGCTGGGCAACACCACCGTCCTCCCCTCCCAGCAGGCGCGCCGCGGCACCCGGCCCGCCACGCAGAGGACGGCAAAGCAGAACCTGCCCTTCTTTTACTTCAAGCGCCGCCCCCGCCAGAAGAATTTTATTCTCTCGGTGCTGGTCACATGCCTGAGCATGTACCTGGTCTCCGCGCTGGTGCTGTGCACCGCGGGCATGGGCGCGGTGCTGGGCGTGGCTAAGGCGTATGTGGAGACCACCCCCACGCTGGACGTAGCGGAGATCAACGACCAGAATCAGACCTCCTTCATCTACGACGGCAACGGCGAGTTGATCACCTCCTTCGCCTCGGTGGAAAACCGCATCATGGCGCGCTACGAGGAGATCCCCGAGACCCTCAAAAACGCGTTCGTGGCCGTGGAGGACGTGCGCTTCTGGTCGCACAACGGCGTGGACATCAAGCGCCTGATCGGCGTGGTCTTCTCCAACTTTGCCAATGAAAGCGTGCAGGGCGGCTCCACCATCACCCAGCAGCTGGTCAAGCAGCGCCTGCTGACAAGCGAGCGCTCCTACAAGCGCAAGATACAGGAGGCGTACCTGGCCCTGCAGCTGGAGCAGGTGTACAGCAAGGAGCAGATCCTCGAGGCGTACATGAACACCATCCACCTGGGCGGCTCCAACTACGGCGTCAAGGCCGCGGCGTATGACTACTTCGGCAAGGAGCTCGACCAGCTCACCCTGCGTGAAAGCGCGATGATCGCGGGCCTGACACAGAACCCCTCGCTCTACAATCCTCGCCTGAATTTTTATGACCGCAATAAGCCCGAGCGCACCAACGACCGCACCAACACCGTGCTCAAGCGCATGTACACGGCGGGCTTTATTACAAAGGAAGAATACGACCAGGCGCTGCAGGAGCAGCTGCAGGTGCTGGAGGAATCCCAGCGCCAGTCGATGTACGAGATGCCCTACTTTGTGGAGTACGCGGTGTACGATATCGTCACCTTCATGCTGCAGCAGCGCAACCTGCCCGATACCAAAACAAACCGCACCACGCTGGAAAACGAGCTGCGCACCAAGGGATACCATATCTACACTACGGTGGATCCCGCGATACAAAAATCCACGGAGAATATCGCATACACCTGGAACCGCTACCCGCGCATGGCAAGCGCTGCTGACAGCGTCATCACCTCCCAGAATGCGGACGGCACCGTGGTGGAGCTGCAGCAGCCGCAGGTGTCCATCACCATCATTGAGAACGCCACAAGCGAGCTGAAGGCCATTGTGGGCGGCCGCCAGGCGCCCACGCGCATGAAGGAGTTTAACCGCGCCTACCAATCCGATATGCCGGTGGGCTCCTCCATCAAGTCCATATCCGTCTACGGCCCCGCCATTGAAAAGGGCGCCTCGCCCGGCTCGGTCTTCGCCGATCTGCCCATCCCCATCAACGGCTGGGGCGGCAAGGGCTATCCCAACAACTACGGCGTCTACTTCACCGGCATGACCACCATGCGCAAGGCTATACGCGCCTCCCTTAACGTGGTGGCCGCGCGCTGCCTGGCAGACGTGGTGGGCGTGGAGGATTCCAAGAATTTCCTGATCAACATGGGCGTGCTGCCCGATCATATCCAGGCAGACCTTTCGGGCCTTGCGCTGGGCACATCAGGCATCACCACCATTGAGATGGCGGGCGCCTTTAGCACCTTCCCCAACAACGGCATCTACCAGCAGCCCATCTCCTTTCGGCAGGTGAAGGATTCCGACGGCAACGTGGTGCTGGATGCGACATCCTCCCGCGTCAAGCGCGAGGTATTCTCCCCCGCCACCGCCTGGATGATGACCGATATGATGCTGGGATCCGACAGCCGCGCCAATTTGGGCAGCATGCCCGTGGCCGGCAAAACCGGCACCAACTCCGACGAGCGCGGCGTGTTCTACGCGGGCTACACCCCGTACTTTACCGGCGCGGTGTGGGTGGGCAGCGACCGATATAAATCGCTTGCCGCCGGCACGGTCGGTTCCTCCGCCTGCGCGCCCATATGGAGCGCGGTCATGAAACCCATTCACCAGGGCCTGGCGGTGAAATCCATTTTAGACACCACGCCCTCCTCTTTGGGCCTGGTGAAGGGTACCGTGTGCGGCGTCAGCGGCAAAAAGGCCACCGAGGCCTGTGCGGGCGATCCAAAGTATAAGCCGGTCACCGACTGGTACGCGCCGGGCACGGTGCCCAGCGAGGTGTGCGATATGCACGTATCGGGCGAGCGCTGCAAGGCCAGCGGCAAGCTGATCGGGCCGTACTGCCCTGCCGAGGAACGCGAGGCCTACAGCACGCTGGTGCTTCCCAAGACGGGCCCGCTCTCCAAGATCGACCAGGGGACGCTTGCCAAGTACTTCCCCAACGCGGGCACCGCCACCACGGATGTGTGCGATATCCATACCGAAGACTGGGCGCGCAACCAGGATGACCTCAAGGGCGCCATCGAAAAGGCACAGGCGGCCATCACAAACGCGCAAAACAAGCTCTCCGCCAAGCCCAATAAGCCGACCGCCTCGGAGAAGCAGCAGATAAGTGCGCTGATCAAGGATTTGCAGACGCTGATCTCGCAGAGCACGGACGCAAACGCGCTGAAGAGCAAGACTGCATCGCTCAACACGCTGGTACAGACGGTGTTCAGCCGCGCGGACGAGCCGGAGCCCACGCCTACACCGACCCCCACGCCGACGCCGACGCCAAGCAATACCCAAACGCCGTAA
- a CDS encoding glutamate-5-semialdehyde dehydrogenase: MQQVEALAKRAKEASRSMAMLGQQEKNAILVAMADALEARAGEVIAANALDVARAREAGRPAALVDRLALDETRVAAMAQGLRDLARLEDPVGMVERMWTRPNGLRIGEKRVPLGLVAIIYEARPNVTVDSVGLCLKSGNAAILRGGSEAIASNRALVDVLQQAAAQAGCPKDAFVLIADTDRASATALMTLNGIVDVLIPRGGAGLIRSVVQHATVPVIETGTGVCHVYVDDCADWKMATDIIVNAKVSRPAVCNAAETLLVHRDIAADFLPQCIAALRAKKVEIRGCDQVRAVAPDVVPATEEDWGTEYHDLILSVKVVADIDEAIAHITRYGTRHSESIVTRDIARAQRFLDEVDAACVYVNASTRFSDGFEFGFGAEIGISNQKLHARGPMGLKALTTTKYIIIGSGQVRI, encoded by the coding sequence ATGCAGCAGGTGGAAGCGCTGGCAAAACGGGCAAAGGAGGCCAGCCGCAGCATGGCCATGCTGGGCCAGCAGGAGAAGAACGCGATTCTTGTGGCCATGGCGGATGCGCTGGAGGCGCGAGCGGGCGAGGTCATTGCCGCAAACGCGCTGGACGTGGCGCGCGCAAGGGAGGCGGGCAGGCCTGCGGCGTTGGTGGACCGCCTGGCGCTGGACGAAACGCGCGTGGCCGCCATGGCGCAGGGCCTGCGCGACCTTGCGCGCCTGGAGGATCCGGTGGGCATGGTGGAGCGGATGTGGACGCGTCCCAACGGCCTGCGCATCGGGGAAAAACGCGTGCCGCTGGGGCTGGTGGCCATCATCTACGAGGCGCGCCCCAATGTGACGGTGGACTCGGTGGGCCTGTGCTTAAAATCGGGCAACGCGGCGATTCTGCGCGGGGGCTCGGAGGCAATCGCCTCCAACCGCGCGCTGGTGGACGTGCTGCAGCAGGCGGCGGCACAGGCGGGCTGCCCGAAGGACGCCTTTGTGCTCATTGCGGATACCGACCGCGCAAGCGCCACCGCGCTGATGACGTTAAACGGCATCGTGGACGTGCTCATCCCGCGCGGGGGCGCGGGGCTCATCCGCAGCGTGGTGCAGCACGCCACCGTGCCGGTGATTGAGACGGGCACGGGCGTATGCCACGTGTACGTGGACGATTGCGCCGACTGGAAGATGGCCACGGATATCATCGTCAACGCCAAGGTCAGTCGCCCCGCGGTGTGCAACGCGGCTGAGACGCTGCTGGTGCATCGGGATATCGCGGCGGATTTCCTGCCCCAGTGCATTGCGGCGCTGCGCGCCAAGAAGGTGGAGATTCGCGGCTGCGATCAGGTGCGGGCGGTGGCGCCCGATGTGGTGCCCGCCACCGAGGAGGACTGGGGCACGGAGTATCACGACCTGATCCTTTCAGTGAAGGTGGTGGCGGATATCGATGAAGCCATCGCGCACATCACCAGGTACGGCACCCGCCACAGCGAGAGCATCGTTACCCGGGATATCGCCCGGGCGCAGCGCTTTCTCGACGAGGTGGACGCGGCCTGCGTGTACGTCAACGCGTCCACGCGCTTTTCCGATGGCTTTGAGTTCGGCTTTGGCGCCGAGATCGGCATCAGCAACCAGAAACTGCACGCCCGCGGGCCCATGGGCCTCAAGGCGCTGACCACCACCAAGTACATCATAATCGGCTCGGGCCAGGTGCGCATATAA